The Solanum pennellii chromosome 11, SPENNV200 sequence GTCAACTTCACCAACAGAAAAGTTAACATTACACGGGAGAAGAAGATTCAGACTCTGAGGAAATTTGCAAAAAAGTTTTATCAACTTCAGAGTAACCTTTGAACTTGTTCTTTAACTTTCTGTGATTTTCATGCATATTGTTCCTTCAACAATCTCGAAATCCTAAAATGTCATCATAGTGAGGAATGAGTAAGTTTAGGAAGGACTTTGAAAGCAAGTACTTAACACTGGCAAAATGAGCTAAAAGTTTAAACATATTCTGGTTGATAAACTTACTGTTTATATTGATAGGCTTTGCAAGGGAATATGGAATTGTGGTAATTTGGTCATTACACGATGCCTGTTCATATTATACGTAATGGTGGTGACGGCTCTTTATAGAATTTCCTTAGATGCTAGTCTTAGTTTATTTAGGTTTTGGTTTGTGCGTGTGGGGTGGGTGGGTGTCTTAAACATGTGTAAGGAAATGGGAGTATTTGAGTGGTCGTTTGTGAGATTTGCCTTGGCTAAGTCGGCTACACTAGGTAGAGTATCTAGGATGTTTTCTTTTAGCAATTTactaatactattttttttaaataagttctTTAGCTCCAAGTCAATTAGgtttttttataactttaagCTTCTAGAATCAAATTCGTagatattaagtttttttttttcaatcctAGAATACCTTTCAGTTATGTAATTAAGTAGTCcaatgaatattattattatttaacaaTAGTGAGTAGTTAAAAGTTAATAATTTGTTACTTCTTCTTATATGAAATTCCTTTGTACTCGTTCGAGAAAGTACGGCATTGAGAGACATTCTTGTCAAATTAAAGTTTATACTTATCATATTGTTATACTCCTAAGACCTAATATGATTATCCTTGTAATGTTATTCTCTCATTACTTAAATTTATATCTTAGAAGTTCCATACGTTACTTCGATGACAATTCTAGCATGCTCACTGTAGGGGTATTACATTCTGACTCCTAAgaattttgttttttgaaatcAGTAACTTTGTATCATATCAGGGATCCAAACAGTACTTGGGTAGTACTGAAATCATAGTTACAATAGAGCTCTCTAGTGTCTTCCCTCGCTAGCTATAAAGAATCTAGAACATCTATCATAGACACGGTATCATTAAAGTAAATCtgattacaccaaaaatatagCAGTAAGATGTAGTTCAACTTGATCTGCTGCACATCATTCTCTAAGCTCTAAAAACATCTGGAATTCCTCTCCTTCCAAATTGTCCACCAGATACAAGGTGGGGCAGTTTTCCATCTATTCCTATCCTTAGCATGTGAACATGTTCCCTCCCAGTTCTTATCCTCTGTTATCTTGCCTGGCATTGTCCATGCTATGTCCTTAAGGTTTAGGATGATTCTCCACAGATGAGCTGTGTATGGACAATGCAGAAAAAATGGTTGACTGGCTCAACTGTTTCTTTACACGGGAAGCATATTGAACACAATGTCATACCTCTACCCATCAAGTTATCCATGGTTAAAGTGGTCTCCTTTGCTAGTCACCTCTAGGCTATCACTCCCTGCCCTAGCTACCTTAAAACCCTTTATCTATCCATACAAATAACTGTTTTGAACATAGTGTTCAGTCCTTCCATGGCAATGATAAACAAGAAAGGAGACAGGATCTCCGTAAGAAATTTGGTCCCCTACTTCATTCTTGTCCTCCTAAAGACTTGGAGTGTTGTGGGTGTCTTATCCTCAAGTCATCCTCGAATTTCCAAGTTTTTTCTTTAGCTATGTAGTTCTTACATATTACCTTTGTTGATAAGACATTCTTCAAACGTAGTTTTCACACTTGACGATCCACTATAGCCACTTGTTCCTTCTTGGAAGTCATGCCCTTTTCCACTGGTATGGTAGTAGTTCactatttttttggtttaaacaAGAGTTGGTAGGGAGACAGTAGATTTGGTAGATTTCATAGGAAACTTGTAAAAGTACCCAAATGGTGGTGTGTCCACCACTCTGTGGGTTGTTAGTTTCCAATTCAACATTCATTGAATGATGAATTGTTTGTGTGAGTACAAAGTTACCCTTAtctaaaataatagtaattctTCGTACACGcttgtgtttgtatatttcCTTCGAATTCATTTCTCCTCCTGTACTGACCAAAAAACTTATTAGCATTCTATCATTATCTTTTCTCCAAGTCAATAAATATCAAACCATTTAATTCCATGTCAATGAATATCTTTTCTTAGATCGATGCTAGGAGAACTTTGTGGTATGAAAATTTTCCCTCTGTTTTCTTCTTTCGCTCAGTCAGATATacatttttcatgttcaaatGAAGAACATAGCAGCTTATTTGATTtagtaatatttatatattcaaattcagTAAAAGTATAGGGATAAAGATTAGAAGATATGATGCAGTAATGAAGCAGTGGAAGGGATTGAGCTGGCACTGGAGACATGTCTTGAATCATACCCATAGGGCCGATGCCATGTGCATTAAGTTATTCTACCAAAGCCCCTATCAACTACTGGATCTCAAGTATTTAAGATGGTAGAGATAGAAAGCTCTATGCAGTGACCAACAGATATACCATGATACATTTACAGTAATCTTCTGTTATtgttgagaatataattaaataatagaaGTCTGCTTTCTCTAATGActtaagcttttagatgagatggtcaTAGACTTTAACATAGTATAGAGCAGGACACTAAGATTGAATTTCATTGCCAcccatataaaaaataattttcacatGCTTGGCCCATGAAAAAGAATCGGGCCCACATGTGAACGTGTGtgttgagaatataattaaataataaaagtgtgcTCTCTCTAACAACAtaagcttttagatgagatcacacacttcaacaaatatgaagtaatttctttgaaatttctacaaaaacatacatatatatgtatgtatttttacaaGGTAAGAAGTCTTCGAACTTCATTTCTGGTGTTCAAAGTTAATTTTTTGATACCCATCCTTAGAAGTTGATTATCTTGACATGATATTTAGAGCATTTTCTGTAGTTATAGCTTCTATTAATGTTTTTGGTGGCTCTGATATTTAAAATTCTGCCTCAGGGAATGGTTTTGTTCGTGGTGTCAATCCAGTTACAACTGCCAGGGTGCCAGTTCTAAAAGTTGTTGACCGAGGAACTGAAATTGAATGTGATATATCAGTTGAAAACCAGGATGGGATTTCAAAATCAAAGACAATTTACATGATTGGTTCCATTGATGAACGTTTTCGGAAATTGAGCTTCTTGGTAAAATATGCTTGTTGTCTcgcacacacaaacacacacatatCACAACAGAGTTTTAGCTTCCTTTGCACAGGAAAAAGGTTGCAGAATCATGTTAAGGATCACATTACATATTTGCAATATATTATGaatatctttcttttcttgatatttttttggTGTCCTGGTTGGGAGGCCTTTTAATTGGATGCAGCCTTCGAATGAGGTCCTACATTTGTGATCTCATACATATACTTGGGAATCAGGAATATAAGAAAGCTGAAGAGTCTcctctctttttgtttttggtggATGTTTTCATAAATATCCATCCTAATTTGGCCTCTCAACTAATTCATTCACCTTTTGGGATGCTTTTTAATTGAAGGTTAAAAGCCTCCAAAAATGTTATTTGATGCGTTAATAATTTGAGAATATAAGGGACTTTTTATCCTGCAATATCTGTTTGCAAGTTCTGAATTGGACTTCTAGGGGTGAGCTTCCATCATTAGGAGAATGTTAAGGATGCACCTCTTTGAATAGCAACAGACATAGTTGGAGCAGACATTTGGTGGACGAAAAATGAATTCGGGGTGCAGGCCATGTGCCTCTTTGATAAAGAACTCCGGAAAGAAAGCAAAACCAGTACACTTGGCCTCAGTTTGCAAAAAGAACCTGATGTGAAGGCTACAAAATCCTTGTAAACTGGTGCCCCAATTATAGGTGGAGGAAATTTCGAAGTTGAGAATGAACTTTCATATGTTtcaaatttgttaatttttggaGTTATTGCTTTGTCATATTGTCAGAGCTTCAACAAAATTGCTCGTGCGAGCAACCTAGGTTAAGAGGTTGTAAGACTTTGAGAGCTAGAGCTCATATTCTAGGAAAGAAAGCACGAAGTATGTGGCTTGTATGAGTGTCTGTTCATAATccatagaaagaaaaaaaaagaagcttttATGTGTATCTTCTATGATTTGACAATGTACGGATGAAGCTTAATAATATGCTTTTTGTCTCCCTTTGCATTCAATTTTTGGAATAACTTGTATAGAAGATAAGACTGCAGGTGACAAAGCCCCTGGGTCTAATGGTTATACTATAACTTTCTTTAGCAAATGTTGGGAAATAATTGGATCAGATGTCATAGCTGCAGTACAAAATTTCCATGATCAAGAAGTTTCTGAGAGGAGCTTCAATGCCACCTTTGTGGCACTTATATTAAAGAAGGTGGGAGCTGTGGATTTCAATGATTTTAGACCTATCAGTTTTATTGGTAGTGTCTATAAAATCATAGCCAAGTTGTTAGGTGAGAGGCTGAAGAATGTGATCAACAAATTAGTTGATGGTCATCAAATGACTTTAATAAGGGGAAGACAGATTACGGATGCAATACTCATGGAAAATGAGTGTGTGGAGGCTAGACAGAGAAGTAAATACCTGGAATTTTATGCAATCTGCATATCCAGAAGGCATATGATCACCCAAATTGAGATTATCATTGGGATCCTACTGAAGATGGGCTTTTGCTCTAGGTGGATCGGATGGACGGACCATACTTGCATCAGTACAGTGCAGTTCTCAATTCTTGTTAATGTTCACCAACATGATTTTTCTCTTCTAATAGGGGGCTGAGGCAGGGAGATCCTTTTTCGCCTTTTCTATTCATCATAGCAATGGCGGGGATGAATGATATGCTCCAGACTACTAGAAATAGGTAAATACCAGAATAGACAACAACATAGAAATGTCTCATCTCCGGGCTTCACATTAATTGGGGGGAAAGACCTTCATTTATTCAGTTAATATTATGGAGGAGATTCACATGTTAGCTGATTTTTGGGAGGCAAAGTGGGAGAGTTGCCACAGTTTACTTGGGTATGCCTTTGGGGGTAAACACAACTTAAAAGGGGACAAGAGTGGTGTGATAGGGAAGGGTGAAGTAAAGTTGACTGTTGACAAATAGGAAGATGCAATATTTATCTGTGGGAGGGAGATTGACCCTTATTAGTAGTTTGTTAGATGCTCTACCTACTTATATGATGTTCTTATTCCCATTCCCTGTTAGTCAAATGGGATATCATGAAAAGAAGCAAGGGAGTGGGAGGAATGTAATCATGAATCTGAAggctcaaaaaaaaaaagtttgatgcTGAAATGGTTGTGCAGATATGCTACAAAAGGAGGACCAATATGGAAAGAAATTATTAGAAAGAAATGTAGGGAGGAAAGCAGTTGGACCACAAATTCAATCAATACTCCTTATGGGTGGAGTATTTGGAGGTTCATCAGGAATTTGTGGCCTAAGATGATGAGCAGAGCAAGATTAAAAGTGGGGAATGATATGAAGACTTCCTTTTGGAAGATAAGTTGGATTCAGCAAGGTGTTCTGCAACAGCATATATTATGCCAACAACAATAGGATATAGTTGCTTAAGTTTGGTCTTAACAAGGATGGAATCTGACTTTTAGGGATTTTAAATGATTGGGGAATGGGAGGATAACTGAGTTTTACAATACcctaaataatttaaagggtTCCACTGGAAATTGGGATGTTATGGCATTGCTAGGAAATGATCAAGGAACTTTAACGGTGAAAGAGGTTTACAAGATTTTGAGCCAGTTAACtttcctcaaaatctttttcccttctcaaaaaaattttTGAGCGTAGTTAATATCAAGTAGGCTATCACGGAAAGTGATTTGGGAAGTAAAAATCCCACTGGAAGTAGCTTGGTTCTCTTGGCTTATGGCTAAAGAAGAAGTGTTGACACATGAAAAGTTGAGAAGTACGGGATTTAATGCTCCAGATGTTTTTTATATGGGGAATGGGCAGAGATAACCAACCATCTCTTTTTGCACTGCAAAGGGACATATCAATCTGAATAATATTCATTAACCAGAGGGTAATCAGGTGGATGGTGCCAGGAAACACAAAGGAGCGACTAGACTGGTCTTTGTCCAATATGAAGGAAGGTGGAGGGTTGTCCCAGCATGCATTTGGTTTGGGGGGGGGGACGAGAGGAAGAGAGAGCACTCTTTACTATTTTTGGGGAACATGAATGATTTAGTAcaattgaaagatattttgatgttttagGTAATAAGTTCTCTACTGATTTGGGGGACCGTACACTTGTTATAGTATACCTGTTAATATATAGAATGCTaccattaaaaaaatgatagcaCTGCTGAAGATTTTTAGCTGTCAGTTACTTTATCAGCttattctaataaaaaatagtttcatacatatatatgatcTACATGGACATTTTTACAGCAGTCACATGTATGAGTTGTCTTTGTTTTTTCACTTTAGTTAAATACATTCAGTTGctcgttttttttctttccttttctcaGTTTTGAGCAATGAGGTTTTTGAAGCCTCAGTTATGACTTGAATAAGGATTGATATTGAAACAGTTTAAATTTGATGTGATCAAATATGTGTTGCGATTCTCTTTTTGGGCTTGTCTAATATTTAGACCCATAAGTTGCTTTGGGATTGATATCCCTTATGTAAACCAATATTTCTTTGGCTGTGTTTGCTTAGGTGCAATGTTCAATGTTATTCACTAAAAAGAATGTTTTGCATCGTTACTTCACATTTCTGTTGTTAGAACTCATGAATTTCTCTTCGCAGATGAAAGCATGGGCAAAAGCACAAAATATTAACAGCGCGAAGGATCAAACATTGAATTCTTTATCTATAATACTCTTGGTTGCTTTCCATTTGCAGGTATTCTTTTTAGGACAAGTTCATCATTTGCAGAAACCCTCAAgttatcattatttttctatttcctCATTCTTTTGACATACTAGAACCTCTTGTTAATCATGTCTTCTATTTGAAATTCCCATGTTTTCTATTCATCTGGATGTCATGTTAAAGAAACTTTAGGCGTCAAGCATTTTTTCGTTTTTCTTTGGGATGTTTAGCTGACGTGTTTTTATCTCCGCCTATAAGACCTTAGAGTTTATTATATGATAAGGGCTCCCGAATCTTGAACATGCTGATGCATCTTGTTCCTTAGAAATGTTGATTGAACTTTTTGCCATTTATTGGAAGACTATAATAAACAAAACTGCCATTtactattttcttaatatatttatctttgataataaataaaattttgtttactataaatttccatatttgaattataaacgTAGATATTGAATTCCCTTCATTAGCAGACAAGGCTTTAATAACTCACGTCAAATCATTAAAGGAAGTTATTGAAAACTtaccaacttttttttttgacaaaaaggATTACACTATCACGACAAGAAGTCATTTAAGGAAACATATtgtcccttttctttttcctctCTTAATTTTTGGAGAACTTTTCCTAAATTATCAAGTTTCTAATTGTCTTCCTAGGCTTAGAGCTCGTTTGGattgtttttgaaaaagtagttttaagtcaaaaataataaGTCAAACTGAAATGacatttaaaagttattttttgaagttattttttatatttgccAAACtcacaaaagtaaaaaattgacttaaaagtagGTTTGATCAACTTTTAAGCCAATCCAAATACTctctaagttgctcggactcttcattTTTGGTGTTGCACCCGTGTCGACACGACATGGGTGGTGTGGGTATAGGATTCATGTCCGATTTGGTCAACCAATTTTGGATACTTTGACCAAAATCGATGAAGAAAGTCCGGACAGTTTTAATGATTTCTATAATCCATACAaatgctaaggtgaaattgaagaaaacgGAATACATTTTTTATAGAAATTTCTATGTCActcattttccttttatctCTTTTCAAGATTCTCCTCAAGTTCTCcacataatatctcataatttagGTTTTATAACTCTATATTTAGATATTTCAATTACATTTAGGTGAATCCCTGCCTCCTTATCCATGCATGGATCCATATTCCTGAATCTTAAAAATTAGATCATGAAAGATCCGACCTCTAGATCCTCACCCTATCGGACACCCGCACtcgagtccgagcaacttagttCCTAGGGTGCTGTTTTTCAATAGAAATATGGCAATTCTCAATGTTAGTAATATTATTATGGCAcgattaaaacaataaatacaaaaagGAAAGAATTGAAGTAGTGAAATTTATACAAGACAAAATAAAGTATGCCTTTTTTCACATAAGTGGAGTTTGGCTAATTAGTTGGCGTAAGTTTCCTTTCACCTTGTATTGATCTcttagttctttccttttcttaagAACTTATCAATAATGTCGCTCttctttgttttctattttttgttcatGTCGAGAGTTCTATAGTACGTTCATGGACAaaatcaatatgttttttttatagataaCCTACTATAATGCAAACATTAGTGATCGCTTCCACTAATTTAGGAGTTAAATAGTTTGGTGGTGTAACAGTTCCTTAATGAccaattacaaataaataatgcatatgtgatatgatatcaGGTGAAATACCAGACAATCGTATGTTTGAGATACAATATTCATTTATAGGATTTTTTAACGTCAATTGctactttttaataattttgttctttcttattTCTGGTTTTATTGATTGACGTGAGATACACATGCAAAGCATGTACACTAAGTGACTAAACTAGTATATTTATACACATGTTTATGTGTGTATTTCTGATCCTCATCAAAGCATATAATTAGATCTTTGTATAgattatttatgaatatttttccTCATCATAACTTACTCGGCTTAATTGAAAACCTTGCAGACGCGAAATCCTCCCATACTGCCTCCATTTTCCGCCTTATTCAAAGGTAAAACTCTGACTTATTACATTTCAAGTTTCCCGTAAATCTATGTAGCATATTTAATTCTGGTTGAAATTTCTCAATCCATCATAAAAGGGCAAATTTCGTTTTAGAATCATTTTGGACTTCAGTATGTTTCTTTGAATATTTAGCATTTGATTTGAATACTTGCTATGTTGCTTAATTGTACTATTTACCATCTCTTAAACAATATCATGTTAAGTTCAGTTCTGGCATTTTAGGTTTTGGTATTAGACGTATGATGCTGTGCTGATATAGTGTTCTGTGAAAGTCATCTGTGAAGTTGGTTTTGTATTTAGTTCTTGTATACTGAGAGCTGTAAACAACTGTCAAGTCATATCCATGTCGAATGGTGGTGCTAGCTCAAAATTCAAGTCATGAAAAAGAGGTCATATTTAAGAGGCTTTTAACTTGGAGAAAGGCAAAAGTTTGTCTGATCAACCAGAAGAACGTATGCAAGTTCTTGTTCAAATATGAGGATCGTGGATCGTCATCTTTGAAGAAAACCGTAATCTTGTTCCATCTTGGTGCAGCCGTGAGTTGAAGAGAAGATGcaccaaaaaaatttatgacaAACATTCATTAATATACTATATGGACTTTGTTGAGTTCGGGATTTAGGTTATATGAATGTCATTCATGTGCATGGAAAGTCTTAGGCAGAAAGCTCTAAAAGCCATAGATATGAAGCATTATTTTGCTTTGATGCGGCCTAAGTTTTCATACATCTCTTTAGTTATTAGTCATGAATCTGTCTCGTTCTTTCTATTTCGAAGTATTATATATCCATCTTTCAGTTTGTATTTGATTGGTCACCGAGTATTTTAATTGACTTCCCATCTGTGTGCTAGATGGTAATGACTCAGTAGCAGTGGAGAGCTCTGTGTGTAAGTTTTCAAACTATGGAATAAGCAATAAAGAATCAGTGGCTGAGCTCTTTGTTTCTCTATTAAACAAGGTTGGATTTTTTATCCTCCGTTGGATAAAATGGTTCATGTACCATGCAGGCTGCTATTTTTACATATTATGTTCTAATCTCTATATTGGCATTATATATAGTGTGATTTAACTATTGCAGTTGCTATCAGTTGAGAAGCTCTGGTCTGAAGGTTTGTGTGCCAGCACATTTGAAGGATCTTGGATATCTCGAACACGGGGTTATAGAGTTGGCCGTATAAATGTGATTGTGCTTGGCTTTGTCATTTCTTGACATGTTCTTAACAAGCAATAAATTTATGTCAGTTTAACGGTTTTCACAGGTTGAAGATTTCGCTGATAGATCTCAAAATGTTGCAAGGGCAGTAGGAGCAGCAGAAGTTAAACAGATTTACAGCTGTATCCAGCTTTCAGTCCGACACATATTTGatttcttaaataaaaagatTGGAGGGAACTCTTTAAGGGAGTTCCTATTTGGCCAAGATGTAGCCTCCAAGCTAGCTGGCGCTGGTACTGCAAAATCTGGAAAGAAGGAGGTGCAATCTGTTGCACtttcaaaaggaaataaaaaaactGTGCATGTTGATTCTATCTTGTCAAAAAGCAGGACATCTGCGAAAAGTCCGAGAGGGATGGCACAAGGAAAGCATAAACTTCTGGGGCCAACTGACTCCTCCTTGACAAAAAGAAGTCGAACAGATGATTGGTTGGGTGGCACCTTCTCTGAGTTGTCAAGAAGGCAGCCAGGACAACAGCCTATGCCTTACTACTTGACGAATAGTTGGGGACCAATGTCAATGATCTCAAGAGAAGCCATGTACAATAGGCCTCAACCTGTTCCGTTTGAACCTACCTATGGAAGGATGAGATTTGCAGAACCTTCTGGACACCCAAATCTGATTGCTCCAGCTGTTCCTCATATGTTTCCGTCCAGGCACCCTATAGGTAGTCAAATTTCTTATGAGCCACTGAGACATCCTGTTGGTTATCCTGATTCGGTTTTTGATTCTAGGCAATCCTCAGCATATATTTTGCCCCCTCATCCTAGGCGGTTTTGATGTGTAAGGTTAAACCTAATGATTCCCCATCAATGTAATTTTGCCATGGGGATGTACAGGTTGAAACCGATACTAGTTTAAGGGTTCAAGAATCAAAGTTCTCTTTCTTCCTTTATACCTTCAAAGCTCTGAGTTTATACTTTGCATTCTACTTTGCCAGAGCTTTTCATCTGTCTTGGGTATTCCAATCtgtattttttgataaatcttCAGAGTAGAGTTGTCATGACAATTGTGTTTTAACTAGTTATTTTAGTCAAAATGCTCGTCTTCGTATGGTTATTGATCTTATTTAACATCAGCCATCCCTTGATGCTGTTAAGTCCATTGCATCTTTACCCTTTTCactaataatatgaaattatgaatataGCTTAGTGGCTGTGCTTTCAATTTGCAAGCCTGATTGTTTATCAAATGGGAATGGGGATTTGGGCATTTGATGTTCAGTGATTGTTGAAAGCTTTTTCTAACTGTTTTATGTTGTGGGaccaaaataatattagttGAGGATAGGATAAGAAATTAGTTTTGGTCCTATCTGTTGGAGTAGTTGGCAATACCATCTCATTTGGCTTCAGAGAATGTAAATATGGATAAGAATTAATGTTTCCATCTTTTTTTGGACTCcaatattaaaattatcttcTTTGCAGCTATCCCTATAATTGATTGATAGGAGTTAGGACAGTTGTTTATGGACAAGTAAAATGATTGCTCATGAGTCATGGacatgcattattttttctaatacagGTTGATGAAATGATtgtttttaagtatatataaccaagttaaaaatataatgtCAAAAGCTTTATAATTTCGAAATATGCACAGAGCCCAACCATATAGTAAGTTGTAAGGTTTTTGCTATAAGTTTTCTAGCACCATACTGATGACTAgtacaaaattttcaaaagaaaattatagtACTACTAAAAGGAAACCAAATTGACCTATAATGTAATAACAACTTGAAAAGTGGTGCAAGTTGCAACATTGGATAAAGAGGCTATGATGGGTTAATGTAACCACTAACGACTTCTCCATTCACTTTTTAGGCTTTAAGTTCTATACAGTACCGATAAAgtgaacaaaataatatatcGAGAAATCTAACATgaataatatattcagtataGTCCTAAAAAGTAAGATCTAAAAAGGTAAATTATATAGTATACAAATTTTATCCTTACCTCAGGAATAAAAAGATTTCTTCTGATAGACCATAGACCATCAACCCTACGAAATAATCCAAAAGAGTCCCAAAAAAAGTTATAGAGGTACAAAAACAGTAACATAAATCACCGTTAGTAACAGAAAGTGAAGGACCAAAAGAACTATCGGAATAATATTACAACTACTAATATGAACGGGCAACAAGAAAACACACTTCTACATACTGCTAACTTTCTGTTCTAATTCATGTCCTCCACACCGTCCTATCTAAAATCACGTCCTCAGTAAGCTAAAACTATGTCATTCCTATATAATTACTTTTTACCAGTACTTCTTCGGTCTTCATCTACCTCACGAAAAATCATCCATAGACAACCTCTCATACCTCCACACCGGAACATTCGTACTTCCCCTCTTCACATGCTCGAACCATTTTAATCTCGCTTCTCGCATCATGTCCTCTATCGAAGTCACTCTCACCTTGTTTTAGATATCCTCATTTCTATTTAAGCTTATGAACGTGAGAGTTCTTGACTGACCAACACTTTGTacaatacaaaaaaatcaatctaACCATCACTCTGCCGAACTTGCCTTTAAATTTTGATGGCACCTTCTTATCACACAAAATGTTGTATGCTAACTTCCATTTCATCCACCCTATATAAATACAGTGAATGACAACATCATTAATCTCCTCATTTCCTTGACCGATAGACTCgagatatattttaaataattatagcaaaaatccaataaacaaaaataattgtgatccaaaattcataaattaaattctAGCTTCGCGTTCAAAGCCACagtaaaacatataaattattacaaCTATCACAATACACAACTGTCAATGTCTtttgttccttttctttttttccaaaagaatTTCAAGTTCTCATCCTTGTTACTATAGATGATTTTAGTGATCAtggatataattattttttaaatatcattatGCATGTGGGGCTTGGACATTGGTTCCTAGCTACttcattttctttagttttattttattcttatccTTATTTGTGATGAATTTA is a genomic window containing:
- the LOC107004873 gene encoding protein HESO1-like isoform X4 encodes the protein MDLFCVKSDLDLSVNFTNRKVNITREKKIQTLRKFAKKFYQLQRNGFVRGVNPVTTARVPVLKVVDRGTEIECDISVENQDGISKSKTIYMIGSIDERFRKLSFLMKAWAKAQNINSAKDQTLNSLSIILLVAFHLQTRNPPILPPFSALFKDGNDSVAVESSVCKFSNYGISNKESVAELFVSLLNKLLSVEKLWSEGLCASTFEGSWISRTRGYRVGRINVEDFADRSQNVARAVGAAEVKQIYSCIQLSVRHIFDFLNKKIGGNSLREFLFGQDVASKLAGAGTAKSGKKEVQSVALSKGNKKTVHVDSILSKSRTSAKSPRGMAQGKHKLLGPTDSSLTKRSRTDDWLGGTFSELSRRQPGQQPMPYYLTNSWGPMSMISREAMYNRPQPVPFEPTYGRMRFAEPSGHPNLIAPAVPHMFPSRHPIGSQISYEPLRHPVGYPDSVFDSRQSSAYILPPHPRRF
- the LOC107004873 gene encoding protein HESO1-like isoform X1; this encodes MVLSVKGNMSSTNIAMISVLCKEAQQCEQKQRKKYTATLEQLSAFEVLLDEVYVDCRPKPSDYDARRDLLRIFNEIAKEVYGYSADAPIVEVFGSYSMDLFCVKSDLDLSVNFTNRKVNITREKKIQTLRKFAKKFYQLQRNGFVRGVNPVTTARVPVLKVVDRGTEIECDISVENQDGISKSKTIYMIGSIDERFRKLSFLMKAWAKAQNINSAKDQTLNSLSIILLVAFHLQTRNPPILPPFSALFKDGNDSVAVESSVCKFSNYGISNKESVAELFVSLLNKLLSVEKLWSEGLCASTFEGSWISRTRGYRVGRINVEDFADRSQNVARAVGAAEVKQIYSCIQLSVRHIFDFLNKKIGGNSLREFLFGQDVASKLAGAGTAKSGKKEVQSVALSKGNKKTVHVDSILSKSRTSAKSPRGMAQGKHKLLGPTDSSLTKRSRTDDWLGGTFSELSRRQPGQQPMPYYLTNSWGPMSMISREAMYNRPQPVPFEPTYGRMRFAEPSGHPNLIAPAVPHMFPSRHPIGSQISYEPLRHPVGYPDSVFDSRQSSAYILPPHPRRF
- the LOC107004873 gene encoding protein HESO1-like isoform X3 translates to MVLSVKVLCKEAQQCEQKQRKKYTATLEQLSAFEVLLDEVYVDCRPKPSDYDARRDLLRIFNEIAKEVYGYSADAPIVEVFGSYSMDLFCVKSDLDLSVNFTNRKVNITREKKIQTLRKFAKKFYQLQRNGFVRGVNPVTTARVPVLKVVDRGTEIECDISVENQDGISKSKTIYMIGSIDERFRKLSFLMKAWAKAQNINSAKDQTLNSLSIILLVAFHLQTRNPPILPPFSALFKDGNDSVAVESSVCKFSNYGISNKESVAELFVSLLNKLLSVEKLWSEGLCASTFEGSWISRTRGYRVGRINVEDFADRSQNVARAVGAAEVKQIYSCIQLSVRHIFDFLNKKIGGNSLREFLFGQDVASKLAGAGTAKSGKKEVQSVALSKGNKKTVHVDSILSKSRTSAKSPRGMAQGKHKLLGPTDSSLTKRSRTDDWLGGTFSELSRRQPGQQPMPYYLTNSWGPMSMISREAMYNRPQPVPFEPTYGRMRFAEPSGHPNLIAPAVPHMFPSRHPIGSQISYEPLRHPVGYPDSVFDSRQSSAYILPPHPRRF
- the LOC107004873 gene encoding protein HESO1-like isoform X2, coding for MVLSVKAMISVLCKEAQQCEQKQRKKYTATLEQLSAFEVLLDEVYVDCRPKPSDYDARRDLLRIFNEIAKEVYGYSADAPIVEVFGSYSMDLFCVKSDLDLSVNFTNRKVNITREKKIQTLRKFAKKFYQLQRNGFVRGVNPVTTARVPVLKVVDRGTEIECDISVENQDGISKSKTIYMIGSIDERFRKLSFLMKAWAKAQNINSAKDQTLNSLSIILLVAFHLQTRNPPILPPFSALFKDGNDSVAVESSVCKFSNYGISNKESVAELFVSLLNKLLSVEKLWSEGLCASTFEGSWISRTRGYRVGRINVEDFADRSQNVARAVGAAEVKQIYSCIQLSVRHIFDFLNKKIGGNSLREFLFGQDVASKLAGAGTAKSGKKEVQSVALSKGNKKTVHVDSILSKSRTSAKSPRGMAQGKHKLLGPTDSSLTKRSRTDDWLGGTFSELSRRQPGQQPMPYYLTNSWGPMSMISREAMYNRPQPVPFEPTYGRMRFAEPSGHPNLIAPAVPHMFPSRHPIGSQISYEPLRHPVGYPDSVFDSRQSSAYILPPHPRRF